A single region of the Gephyromycinifex aptenodytis genome encodes:
- a CDS encoding aldo/keto reductase yields the protein MTAAGRHLDFAGHDVPALGLGTWFMGEGHLPRAQEVRALQAGLELGLRVVDTAEMYADGNAEKVVGEALRGRRDAAVVVSKVYPHNASRSGVRAACERSLRRLHIESIDVYLLHWRGGVPLSETVAGFEDLIAAGLIGSWGVSNLDPDDLEELLGVPGGQACATNQILYNLTRRGPELDLLPRARQASMPIMAYSPIEQGRLFDGGPGVTALGKVAARHQASAAQVALAWCLRDGNVLAIPKSARVEHVRENAAALDLNLTDEDISTLDAAYPPPPQPIPLQTL from the coding sequence ATGACAGCTGCCGGGCGCCACCTCGACTTCGCCGGCCACGACGTCCCCGCCTTGGGATTGGGGACCTGGTTCATGGGTGAGGGCCACCTGCCGCGAGCCCAGGAGGTGCGCGCGTTGCAGGCCGGTCTCGAACTCGGGCTGCGCGTGGTGGACACGGCGGAGATGTACGCCGACGGCAACGCTGAGAAGGTCGTCGGAGAGGCGCTACGTGGCCGCCGCGATGCGGCTGTCGTCGTCAGCAAGGTGTACCCGCACAATGCCTCCCGAAGCGGGGTCCGTGCCGCCTGCGAGCGGAGCCTGCGCCGACTGCACATCGAGAGCATTGACGTGTATCTGCTGCATTGGCGCGGCGGGGTTCCGTTGTCGGAAACCGTGGCCGGTTTCGAGGATCTGATCGCCGCCGGGCTGATCGGCAGTTGGGGGGTGTCCAACCTCGATCCGGACGACCTCGAAGAGTTGCTCGGCGTTCCGGGCGGACAGGCCTGCGCCACGAACCAGATCCTGTACAACCTGACCCGACGCGGCCCTGAGCTCGACCTGCTCCCGAGGGCGCGGCAGGCCAGCATGCCGATCATGGCGTACTCCCCCATCGAGCAGGGCCGCCTGTTCGATGGGGGCCCCGGCGTCACCGCCCTGGGCAAGGTTGCGGCCAGACACCAGGCCAGCGCGGCACAGGTCGCTCTGGCGTGGTGCTTACGCGACGGCAACGTACTGGCCATCCCCAAGAGCGCTCGGGTGGAACACGTCCGCGAGAACGCAGCCGCGTTAGACCTGAACCTCACCGATGAGGACATCTCCACCTTGGACGCGGCCTATCCACCACCACCGCAACCGATTCCGCTCCAGACACTCTGA
- a CDS encoding ABC transporter ATP-binding protein produces MSESKLKETRRTPAGGGGRGRGAPTQKSMDFFGSGRRLLAQLAPVRGYVVAAVLLTVTSVGLNVVGPKVLGRATDLLFAGVIGAKLPAGATQQQVAAGLRNKGQGTLADMVENMPHLVPGQGVDFAAISQVLLTVLALYLSAAVLMWMSGRLVNYVAMVTMRRLRSDVEDKLHRLPLKYVDGQPRGDLLSRVTNDIDNLGQSLQQTLGQLLNSLVTVVGILVLMLVVSPLLTLIALVAIPLSVLATGLIAKRSQKLFVRQWNRTGVFNGQIEEAFTGHELVTVFGRRAEAVAEAKRTNEELFAATFGAQFVSGLIMPLMMFIGNLSYVLVAVVGGVRVASGQMSLGDVQAFIQYSRQFTQPLTQVASMVNLMQSGVASAERVFALLDAPDQVPEVGGGRSTQGSRGRIEFEDVSFSYDPQRPLIEHLSLVAEPGQTVAIVGPTGAGKTTLVNLVMRFYELDAGRITLDGVDISAMSRRELREQIGMVLQDTWLFKGTVRENIAYGRPDATEEEIRAAAQATYVDRFVAHLPDGYDTVLDDEGGNISSGEKQLITIARAFLSRPSLLILDEATSSVDTRTELLLQQAMAALRSERTSFVIAHRLSTIRDADLILVMESGQIVEQGSHEELLAAGGAYAELYEAQFAGALTSTPAGGSGDGSQAAPPAGSPTR; encoded by the coding sequence ATGAGCGAGTCAAAGCTCAAAGAGACTCGCCGGACCCCCGCGGGGGGCGGCGGACGGGGCCGGGGAGCGCCGACTCAGAAATCCATGGACTTCTTCGGTTCCGGCCGGCGTCTGTTGGCGCAGTTGGCGCCGGTGCGCGGCTACGTCGTAGCGGCCGTGCTGTTGACCGTGACGAGCGTGGGATTGAACGTCGTCGGGCCCAAGGTGCTCGGTCGCGCCACCGACCTGCTCTTCGCCGGTGTCATCGGGGCGAAACTGCCCGCTGGGGCGACCCAACAGCAGGTGGCTGCCGGTCTGCGCAACAAAGGCCAGGGCACGCTCGCCGACATGGTCGAGAACATGCCGCACCTAGTGCCCGGTCAGGGCGTTGATTTCGCCGCAATCAGCCAGGTTCTGCTCACTGTGCTGGCGTTGTACCTCAGCGCCGCGGTCTTGATGTGGATGTCGGGTCGTCTCGTCAACTACGTCGCGATGGTGACGATGCGCCGGTTGCGAAGCGACGTCGAGGACAAGCTGCACCGCTTGCCGCTGAAATACGTCGACGGGCAGCCGCGCGGGGACCTGCTCAGTCGGGTCACCAACGACATCGACAACCTCGGGCAGAGCCTGCAACAGACGCTGGGCCAACTGCTCAACAGCCTGGTCACCGTCGTCGGCATCCTCGTGCTCATGCTCGTGGTCAGCCCGCTGCTCACCTTGATCGCGCTGGTGGCGATTCCGCTGTCGGTCCTGGCCACGGGGCTGATCGCCAAGCGCAGCCAGAAGCTGTTCGTGCGCCAGTGGAATCGCACGGGCGTGTTCAACGGTCAGATCGAAGAGGCCTTCACCGGCCATGAGCTCGTCACGGTGTTCGGGCGCCGGGCCGAAGCCGTCGCCGAGGCCAAACGCACCAACGAGGAGCTCTTCGCGGCCACCTTCGGCGCCCAGTTCGTCTCGGGTCTGATCATGCCGCTGATGATGTTCATCGGGAACCTGTCCTATGTCCTGGTCGCCGTGGTCGGGGGCGTGCGGGTCGCCTCGGGGCAGATGAGCTTGGGTGACGTGCAGGCCTTCATCCAGTACTCGCGCCAGTTCACCCAACCGCTGACCCAGGTGGCCTCGATGGTGAACCTGATGCAGTCGGGGGTTGCCTCTGCAGAGCGGGTGTTCGCACTGCTGGACGCGCCGGATCAGGTCCCCGAGGTCGGCGGTGGCCGCAGCACGCAAGGCAGCCGTGGGCGGATCGAGTTCGAGGACGTCTCGTTCAGTTACGACCCGCAGCGGCCGTTGATCGAGCACCTTTCGCTGGTGGCCGAGCCAGGCCAGACGGTAGCGATCGTCGGTCCGACCGGTGCGGGTAAGACCACCCTGGTCAACCTCGTCATGCGTTTCTACGAGCTGGACGCCGGGCGCATCACCCTGGACGGGGTAGACATCAGCGCGATGTCGCGACGAGAGCTGCGAGAGCAGATCGGGATGGTGCTGCAAGACACCTGGCTGTTCAAGGGCACTGTCCGGGAGAACATCGCTTACGGGCGCCCGGACGCCACCGAGGAAGAGATCCGCGCGGCCGCGCAAGCCACCTACGTCGATCGTTTCGTCGCGCACCTGCCGGACGGCTACGACACGGTGCTTGATGACGAGGGCGGCAATATCTCCTCCGGCGAGAAACAACTCATCACGATCGCGCGGGCCTTCTTGTCCCGCCCGAGCCTGCTCATCCTGGATGAAGCGACCTCCAGCGTCGACACCCGCACCGAACTGCTGCTGCAACAGGCCATGGCCGCCTTGCGTAGCGAGCGGACGAGCTTCGTCATCGCGCACCGGTTGAGCACCATCCGGGACGCGGACCTCATTCTGGTGATGGAGTCGGGTCAGATCGTTGAGCAAGGCAGTCATGAGGAGTTGCTGGCTGCGGGCGGGGCCTACGCCGAGCTGTACGAGGCGCAGTTCGCGGGTGCCCTCACCTCGACGCCGGCTGGCGGATCGGGCGACGGCTCGCAGGCCGCTCCACCAGCCGGGTCGCCTACCCGCTGA
- a CDS encoding ABC transporter ATP-binding protein codes for MLSRLLRRYLAPYRGLLALVVVLQLGSTIAALSLPSLNADIINGGVAKGDVPYIWSVSRWMLLASLGQILCSIGAVWAGARAAMSVGRDVRADLLDRVMSFSARELARFGAPTLITRNTNDVQQLQQVILMSSTIMVSAPIMMVGGIIMALREDVGLSWLVAVAVPVMLLVVLLIIRRMVPLFRQLQTGLDRVNRVMREQITGLRVVRAFTREEYEQARFAEANQALTSTTLAVGRLMVLLFPIVMLIMNVSTVAVLWFGSQRVASGEMEIGSVFAYITYLIQILMSVMMAAMLTTMIPRAAVSAERIGEVLDESTSVVAPSAPIALEQVRGEVELDDVSFTYPGADAAVLDGITFTARPGTTTAIVGSTGAGKTTLVKLLPRLFDATGGTVRIDGVDVRQIAPEQLWARVGMVPQRPYLFSGTIASNLRFGNPEASDEELWAALDIAQAREFVEDLELGLEAPISQGGTNVSGGQRQRLCIARALVAAPELYLFDDSFSALDLATDARLRAALHPVTRDCTVIIVAQRVSTIADADQIVVLDAGRVVGLGTHEELLVNCPTYQEIVSSQRSAQEVS; via the coding sequence ATGCTGTCTCGACTGCTGCGTCGCTATCTGGCACCGTATCGAGGGCTCCTGGCCCTGGTTGTGGTGCTTCAACTCGGCTCGACCATCGCCGCGTTGTCGCTGCCGAGCTTGAACGCCGACATCATCAACGGTGGCGTCGCCAAAGGCGATGTGCCCTACATCTGGAGCGTCTCGCGTTGGATGCTCCTGGCCTCGCTGGGGCAGATCCTGTGCTCCATCGGGGCGGTGTGGGCAGGGGCGCGGGCAGCGATGAGCGTCGGCCGCGACGTGCGCGCGGATCTGCTGGATCGGGTGATGAGCTTCTCCGCGCGTGAACTGGCCAGGTTCGGGGCGCCTACTCTCATCACTCGCAACACCAACGACGTTCAACAGCTCCAGCAGGTCATCCTGATGAGCTCGACGATCATGGTCAGCGCCCCGATCATGATGGTCGGCGGCATCATCATGGCCCTGCGCGAAGATGTCGGGCTGTCCTGGCTGGTGGCGGTCGCGGTGCCGGTCATGCTCCTGGTGGTACTGCTCATCATCCGCCGGATGGTGCCGCTGTTCCGGCAATTGCAGACCGGGCTGGACCGGGTCAACCGGGTGATGCGCGAGCAGATCACCGGCCTGCGCGTCGTGCGCGCTTTCACCCGCGAAGAGTATGAGCAGGCACGCTTCGCCGAGGCCAACCAAGCCCTCACCTCGACCACGCTTGCGGTCGGGCGCCTCATGGTGTTGCTGTTCCCCATCGTCATGCTCATCATGAACGTCTCCACGGTGGCCGTGCTGTGGTTCGGATCCCAGCGCGTGGCCAGTGGGGAGATGGAGATCGGTTCGGTCTTCGCCTACATCACGTATCTCATCCAGATCCTGATGTCGGTGATGATGGCCGCGATGCTGACGACGATGATCCCGCGGGCTGCCGTCTCGGCCGAACGGATCGGGGAAGTCCTCGATGAGTCGACCAGCGTCGTGGCTCCCAGCGCCCCGATCGCGTTGGAGCAGGTGCGCGGCGAGGTCGAGCTGGATGACGTCTCCTTCACCTACCCGGGCGCTGACGCAGCCGTCCTGGACGGCATCACCTTCACGGCCCGCCCGGGCACGACCACCGCCATCGTCGGGAGTACCGGCGCAGGCAAGACCACCCTGGTGAAGTTGCTGCCTCGGTTGTTCGACGCCACCGGCGGCACGGTACGCATCGACGGCGTCGACGTGCGACAGATCGCGCCCGAACAGTTGTGGGCCCGGGTCGGCATGGTGCCCCAGCGCCCCTACCTGTTCAGCGGGACCATCGCGAGCAACCTGCGCTTCGGTAACCCTGAGGCCAGCGACGAGGAGTTGTGGGCGGCGCTGGATATCGCTCAGGCGCGCGAGTTCGTCGAGGACCTCGAACTGGGGCTCGAAGCGCCCATCTCGCAGGGCGGCACCAATGTCTCAGGGGGGCAGCGGCAGCGCCTGTGCATCGCCCGGGCATTGGTCGCGGCGCCAGAGCTGTACCTTTTCGACGACTCGTTCTCAGCGCTGGACTTGGCCACTGACGCTCGACTGCGGGCCGCGCTGCACCCCGTGACGCGGGACTGCACCGTCATCATCGTCGCGCAGCGGGTCTCGACGATCGCCGACGCCGACCAGATCGTCGTTCTCGACGCCGGTCGCGTCGTCGGGCTGGGCACTCACGAGGAACTGCTTGTGAACTGCCCGACCTACCAGGAGATCGTCTCGTCCCAGCGCAGTGCACAGGAGGTGTCATGA
- a CDS encoding ABC transporter substrate-binding protein yields the protein MNRSTTRLGSTAAVIALSLGLAACGGGSDPLNEESSGSGEAAAAQSIIVGSADFSESKLLANLYRGALEAAGVKVGEPRLGIGAREAYLKGLEDGSINLIPEYTGALALHYDKAFDKTEPQEVYDSLTKSLPENLTVLEPSKAEDKDSITVTKAVADKYSLTKISDLKPVANKLSIGAQAEFQSRAQGAPGLAKTYGITFKQVRSLGGQALVQALTNGQVDAANIFTTDPAIAEHNLIVLEDDKGLFGAQNIVPLLTKKAAEDTTVVQTLNKVSAELSTEDLQTMLKKVDIDKKDPSAVAEEFLSEHGLN from the coding sequence ATGAATCGCTCAACTACTCGTCTTGGCAGTACCGCAGCCGTGATCGCCCTCAGCCTGGGATTGGCCGCGTGCGGTGGCGGCTCCGACCCGCTTAACGAAGAGTCCTCCGGTAGCGGCGAAGCCGCCGCGGCGCAGAGCATCATCGTCGGGTCGGCTGACTTCTCCGAGAGCAAACTGCTGGCCAACCTCTACCGGGGTGCGCTGGAGGCAGCCGGAGTCAAGGTCGGGGAGCCGCGGCTGGGGATCGGCGCCCGCGAGGCCTACCTCAAGGGTCTGGAAGACGGCTCGATCAACCTCATCCCGGAGTACACCGGTGCTCTGGCACTGCACTACGACAAGGCCTTCGACAAGACCGAGCCACAGGAGGTCTACGACAGCCTCACGAAGTCCCTGCCGGAGAACCTCACTGTCCTGGAGCCGAGCAAGGCCGAGGACAAGGACTCGATCACCGTTACCAAGGCGGTGGCCGACAAATATTCACTCACCAAAATCAGCGACCTCAAGCCAGTGGCGAACAAGCTGAGCATCGGTGCCCAGGCCGAGTTCCAGTCCCGTGCCCAGGGCGCTCCCGGCCTGGCCAAGACCTACGGCATTACGTTCAAGCAGGTGCGCAGCCTCGGCGGGCAAGCGCTCGTGCAAGCCTTGACGAACGGCCAGGTCGACGCCGCCAACATCTTCACCACCGACCCGGCGATCGCTGAGCACAACCTCATCGTCCTCGAGGACGACAAGGGACTCTTCGGCGCCCAGAACATCGTGCCGCTGTTGACGAAGAAGGCCGCCGAAGACACCACAGTCGTACAGACCCTGAACAAGGTCTCGGCTGAGCTGAGCACCGAGGACCTGCAGACCATGCTCAAGAAGGTCGACATCGACAAAAAGGACCCCAGCGCGGTCGCCGAGGAGTTCCTCTCCGAGCACGGACTGAACTAG
- a CDS encoding ABC transporter permease — MISGLLGWFADPATWAGPSGIPARLGEHILYTVVVLVIAAAFAIPAGLFIGHTGRGKWIVTSTNAARAVPSLGLLFAVALWLGPRLPGEVAFLLPSLIALVVLAIPPLLSGAYSGVEAVDPAARDAARGMGMRGSQVLLKVELPCSLPLLFSGLRSATLQVVATATIASFISLGGLGVFLVQGLAGGDYPQMAGGAFLVALLALVADGALALAQRFIVPAGLRIDDRPRGRRRGRLTPSGSNTASAAGPEVTRPQATAPPAN; from the coding sequence ATGATCTCCGGACTGCTCGGGTGGTTCGCCGACCCGGCCACGTGGGCCGGCCCCAGCGGCATCCCGGCCCGACTGGGGGAGCACATTCTCTACACGGTGGTCGTCCTGGTGATCGCGGCCGCCTTCGCGATCCCGGCCGGCCTGTTCATCGGTCATACCGGACGAGGGAAATGGATCGTCACCAGCACGAACGCCGCGCGCGCCGTGCCCAGCCTCGGGTTGCTCTTCGCCGTGGCGCTCTGGCTCGGTCCTCGCCTGCCAGGTGAGGTGGCATTCCTCCTTCCCAGCCTGATCGCGCTCGTCGTCCTCGCCATCCCGCCGTTGCTTTCGGGCGCCTACTCCGGGGTCGAAGCCGTCGACCCAGCTGCGCGGGACGCCGCGCGCGGGATGGGGATGCGCGGCAGTCAGGTGTTATTGAAGGTGGAATTGCCGTGCTCGTTGCCGCTGCTGTTCTCCGGCCTGCGCAGCGCGACCCTGCAGGTGGTCGCCACCGCCACGATCGCCTCGTTCATCAGCCTGGGCGGGCTGGGGGTCTTCCTCGTGCAAGGCCTAGCCGGCGGGGACTACCCGCAGATGGCCGGCGGCGCGTTCCTGGTCGCGCTGCTGGCGCTGGTCGCAGACGGAGCGCTGGCGCTGGCCCAGCGGTTCATCGTGCCAGCCGGCCTGCGGATCGATGACCGCCCGCGCGGCCGTCGCCGTGGCCGACTCACTCCCAGCGGTAGCAACACCGCTTCCGCAGCGGGTCCTGAGGTGACCCGCCCGCAGGCGACTGCGCCTCCGGCAAATTAG
- a CDS encoding ABC transporter permease, with protein sequence MTWFLAHLDRVFELALAHTYLAGVPLVLGLLLALPIGWLAQRSPRLRPTVVAATGLLYTIPSLALFVLMPLILGTRILDPINVVAAMTLYTLALLVRTVADGLDSVPDHVRAAAVAMGYGRVSRAIKVELPLAVPVIAAGLRVAAVSNVSIVSVASLIGVAQLGTLLTDGYNRALTGELVTGILACLGLALIFDLIIVVVARLLTPWRYVQGGSR encoded by the coding sequence ATGACGTGGTTCCTGGCGCACCTCGACCGCGTCTTCGAACTCGCGCTCGCGCACACCTACCTGGCCGGGGTGCCGCTGGTGCTCGGCCTACTGTTGGCACTGCCCATCGGATGGCTGGCGCAACGTTCCCCCCGGCTGCGACCCACAGTCGTTGCCGCAACGGGGCTGTTGTACACGATCCCGTCGCTGGCGCTGTTCGTCCTCATGCCGTTGATCCTGGGCACCCGCATCCTGGACCCGATCAACGTGGTGGCGGCGATGACCCTCTACACGTTGGCGTTGTTGGTGCGAACCGTCGCGGACGGGCTGGACTCGGTGCCCGATCACGTGCGTGCCGCCGCGGTCGCGATGGGTTACGGAAGGGTGAGCCGAGCGATCAAGGTCGAGTTGCCGCTGGCCGTTCCGGTGATCGCAGCCGGGCTGCGGGTCGCGGCGGTCAGCAACGTCAGTATCGTCTCGGTCGCTTCCCTCATCGGGGTGGCACAACTGGGGACGCTGCTCACCGATGGCTACAACCGGGCGCTCACCGGTGAACTCGTCACCGGCATCCTCGCCTGCCTCGGGCTGGCGCTCATCTTCGACCTCATCATCGTGGTGGTGGCCCGGCTCCTGACGCCATGGCGGTACGTGCAGGGGGGGTCGAGATGA
- a CDS encoding ABC transporter ATP-binding protein, with the protein MIRFDHVSKVYPGGALAVDDLTLEVPEGGITVLVGPSGCGKTTSLRMVNRMIEPTSGSLFVGGKDVSTLDPAELRRGVGYVIQHGGLFPHHSVERNVMTVPLLMGWDRAKAAARARELLEVVGLAPELGRRYPGQLSGGQQQRVGVARALAADPPVLLMDEPFSAVDPVVREQLQDELIALQSQLHKTILLVTHDIDEAIKLGDRVAVLRVGGKLAQVDSPARLLAEPADDFVADFVGRDRGYRSLAFQQAAVPTHHEPTVRLGEPAPDGGGGVGGWSLVVDEHNRPQGWVEAGTVHGELTPGNLRLGGTLAKKGGSLRAHLDAALSSPSRRGVVVDEHGVLVGIVHPGEVLDAIQEAGRAEAGLLAPDEAANLDAGPSRGQG; encoded by the coding sequence ATGATTCGGTTCGACCATGTGAGCAAGGTCTATCCCGGCGGCGCTCTCGCCGTCGACGACCTCACCCTGGAGGTGCCTGAAGGCGGGATCACCGTCCTGGTGGGGCCCTCCGGCTGCGGAAAGACGACCTCGCTGCGGATGGTCAACCGGATGATCGAGCCCACCTCGGGTTCGCTCTTCGTCGGTGGAAAAGACGTCAGCACCCTTGACCCGGCCGAGCTGCGCCGCGGGGTGGGCTACGTCATCCAGCACGGTGGGTTGTTCCCGCACCACAGCGTGGAGCGCAATGTCATGACGGTTCCGCTGCTGATGGGGTGGGACCGGGCCAAAGCTGCCGCGCGCGCCCGCGAATTGCTGGAGGTCGTCGGGCTGGCTCCCGAGTTGGGACGGCGCTACCCCGGGCAGCTCTCCGGCGGGCAGCAGCAGCGCGTCGGGGTCGCCAGGGCGCTGGCGGCCGATCCACCCGTGCTCCTCATGGACGAGCCGTTCAGCGCTGTCGATCCGGTGGTGCGCGAGCAGCTGCAGGACGAGCTCATCGCGCTCCAGTCGCAACTGCACAAGACCATTCTTCTGGTGACGCACGACATCGACGAAGCCATCAAGCTCGGGGACCGGGTGGCTGTGCTGCGGGTGGGGGGCAAACTCGCCCAGGTCGACTCACCGGCTCGACTGTTGGCCGAACCTGCCGATGACTTCGTCGCCGATTTCGTCGGGCGGGACCGCGGCTACCGATCACTGGCTTTCCAGCAGGCCGCGGTGCCTACCCACCACGAGCCGACGGTCCGGCTCGGGGAGCCCGCACCCGATGGCGGCGGAGGTGTCGGGGGGTGGAGTCTCGTGGTCGATGAGCACAACCGACCCCAGGGGTGGGTCGAGGCAGGCACAGTGCACGGCGAGCTCACACCCGGCAACCTGCGTTTGGGCGGAACGCTGGCCAAGAAGGGCGGTTCGCTGCGAGCGCACCTGGACGCGGCGCTGTCCTCCCCGTCACGACGAGGAGTGGTGGTCGATGAGCACGGCGTGCTCGTCGGCATCGTCCACCCCGGTGAGGTCCTTGACGCGATTCAAGAGGCTGGTCGCGCAGAGGCCGGGCTACTCGCCCCAGATGAGGCCGCGAACCTGGACGCCGGACCGTCCCGGGGGCAGGGATGA
- a CDS encoding alpha/beta hydrolase, which produces MARIHRRRPLQRPELSLTRGPQPAAGLVVVLHGGPERGFAPTRRWSAPYLRMWPFGAAIREASAERIAVIRVRHQHTGWNGGEETTLGEASLLLDEIAARAPWLPVGLLGHSLGGRTALRAAGHPAVRSVVALAPWVPEGESVEQLAGRAVLVVQGSRDLVCPVADTDAYVQRAREVGSDITYERLHGCGHLMIRRAEYWHSLAARHLCTTLLSNPA; this is translated from the coding sequence GTGGCCCGCATCCATCGGCGTCGTCCCCTGCAGCGACCCGAACTCAGCCTCACCCGGGGACCGCAGCCCGCTGCTGGGCTGGTCGTGGTGCTGCACGGCGGCCCGGAACGCGGCTTCGCCCCCACTCGACGTTGGAGCGCCCCCTACCTGCGGATGTGGCCCTTCGGTGCCGCCATCCGGGAGGCCTCCGCCGAGCGGATCGCCGTGATCCGGGTGCGCCACCAGCACACCGGTTGGAACGGCGGCGAAGAAACAACCCTGGGCGAGGCTTCCTTACTCCTTGACGAGATCGCCGCCCGTGCACCCTGGCTGCCGGTGGGTCTGCTCGGGCACTCCCTGGGCGGGCGAACGGCGTTGCGGGCAGCTGGACATCCTGCGGTGCGATCCGTAGTGGCCCTGGCGCCGTGGGTGCCTGAGGGCGAGAGTGTCGAGCAGCTCGCGGGGCGAGCGGTGCTCGTGGTTCAGGGCAGCCGCGACCTGGTCTGCCCCGTCGCTGACACCGACGCTTACGTCCAGCGGGCGCGCGAGGTCGGCTCCGACATCACCTACGAGCGGTTGCACGGTTGCGGGCACCTGATGATTCGGCGCGCCGAGTACTGGCACAGCCTGGCTGCTCGGCACCTCTGCACCACCCTGTTGTCGAACCCGGCCTGA
- the dcd gene encoding dCTP deaminase, which produces MLLSDRDIKAQIDAGRVRLTPYDETMVQPSSIDVRLDRYFRLFDNHKYPFIDPAEEQPELTRLVETEEGEPFVLHPGEFVLGSTYECVGLPEDVAARVEGKSSLGRLGLLTHATAGFVDPGFEGHVTLELSNVATLPIKLWPGMKIGQLCFFQLSSPAEHPYGSKAYGSHYQGQRGPTASRSHQGFHRTQV; this is translated from the coding sequence GTGCTGCTCTCCGATCGCGACATCAAGGCCCAGATCGATGCTGGGCGGGTCCGGCTCACCCCGTACGACGAGACGATGGTGCAGCCCTCGAGTATCGACGTGCGCCTGGACCGGTACTTCCGGCTGTTCGACAACCACAAGTACCCCTTCATCGACCCCGCCGAAGAGCAGCCCGAACTGACCCGCCTGGTGGAGACCGAGGAGGGTGAGCCTTTCGTGCTGCACCCCGGGGAGTTCGTGCTCGGCTCCACCTACGAATGCGTCGGCTTGCCCGAAGACGTCGCGGCCCGGGTGGAGGGCAAATCCTCCCTCGGTCGACTCGGCCTGCTCACCCACGCCACGGCTGGATTCGTCGACCCCGGCTTCGAGGGGCACGTCACCCTGGAACTGAGCAATGTGGCCACCCTGCCTATCAAGCTGTGGCCCGGTATGAAGATCGGCCAGCTGTGCTTCTTCCAGCTCTCATCACCGGCCGAGCACCCGTACGGCAGTAAGGCCTACGGCTCGCACTATCAAGGTCAGCGCGGGCCCACCGCCAGCCGCTCCCACCAGGGTTTCCACCGCACCCAGGTCTAG
- a CDS encoding D-alanyl-D-alanine carboxypeptidase/D-alanyl-D-alanine-endopeptidase — MRRSLPVAALMLATAMSAVPTLNAAHAAPQSVANRTQITPGGMAGSLSKAASSRYLGANLSGIVIDESSGKTLWSHNAGRTRMPASTQKVITAYTALHSMSPKHQLVTRSYQSKAVPSNVYLKGAGDPSLTSAKLKTLAARSASALKAQGVNTVTVYGDASVFPAPTSATGWKSSYLTHKEVQHVRGLTLRGYRGSNGTLAAASTFATHLKSYGVNVRTVGSATAPAARRELSASWSAPVRELLGQMLRVSDNDYAEYFLRLSALEAGRYPTWSSSLAHQRAVLTETGVPLAGYRAYDGSGLSRSNRMPVRTLSSVVDKLWDDPATRSVAFAPSSMPRAGQSGTLRARFRSTAQRCATGRVLAKTGTLGDAVALAGVAKGSDGRNRVFVFIENGRSETSAVRYAMDTLATSVVGCS; from the coding sequence ATGCGACGCTCCCTCCCGGTGGCCGCCCTGATGCTCGCTACCGCGATGTCTGCTGTTCCCACCCTGAATGCCGCTCACGCAGCGCCGCAGAGCGTCGCGAACCGCACCCAGATCACGCCGGGAGGAATGGCCGGTTCGTTGAGCAAGGCCGCCAGCAGCCGCTACCTGGGCGCGAACCTGTCGGGGATCGTCATCGACGAGTCCAGCGGGAAGACGCTGTGGTCCCACAACGCCGGCCGCACCCGGATGCCTGCCTCCACCCAGAAAGTCATCACGGCGTACACCGCGCTGCACTCGATGTCACCCAAGCACCAGCTCGTGACGCGCAGCTACCAGAGCAAGGCCGTCCCGAGCAATGTCTACCTCAAGGGAGCCGGCGATCCGAGCCTGACTTCGGCGAAGCTGAAAACCCTCGCCGCCCGCAGCGCGAGCGCCCTGAAGGCTCAGGGGGTCAACACGGTGACGGTGTACGGTGACGCCTCAGTGTTCCCGGCGCCGACTTCGGCCACGGGGTGGAAGAGCTCTTACCTCACCCACAAAGAGGTTCAGCACGTCCGAGGTTTGACCCTGCGCGGTTACCGCGGCTCGAACGGCACCCTCGCTGCGGCGTCGACGTTCGCGACCCACCTGAAGAGCTATGGGGTGAACGTACGCACCGTGGGCAGCGCCACCGCCCCGGCGGCTCGACGGGAGCTCTCGGCAAGCTGGTCTGCCCCGGTGCGCGAACTCCTGGGCCAGATGCTGCGGGTCAGCGACAACGACTATGCCGAATACTTCTTGCGGTTATCCGCGCTGGAGGCCGGGCGCTACCCGACCTGGTCCTCTTCGCTGGCCCATCAGCGCGCCGTGCTGACCGAGACCGGGGTGCCCCTGGCGGGCTACCGGGCCTACGACGGTTCGGGGCTTTCGCGCTCGAACCGGATGCCGGTGCGCACTCTGAGCAGTGTCGTGGACAAGCTGTGGGACGACCCCGCCACCCGCTCGGTCGCCTTTGCCCCGTCCTCGATGCCCCGCGCGGGACAGAGCGGCACGCTACGGGCACGCTTCCGCTCCACGGCGCAGCGCTGCGCCACCGGGCGAGTGTTGGCCAAGACCGGCACGCTGGGCGACGCCGTCGCCCTGGCCGGGGTCGCCAAGGGCTCCGATGGGCGAAACCGGGTCTTCGTCTTCATCGAGAACGGACGCAGCGAAACCTCAGCGGTGCGCTACGCCATGGACACCTTGGCGACCTCCGTAGTCGGGTGCAGCTGA